Proteins encoded within one genomic window of Saccharopolyspora pogona:
- a CDS encoding M protein has protein sequence MGLADDRDLLPLGSGFDLARKNGYDRAQVDEHLERLDADIRILSADRDAAVSQARDLSKQLESARSEIENLRGQVERLAKPPTTMEGLSERLQRMLRLAQDEANDIRGRAENDASQIRARSESEANNLRNRYERLISEVDSRRSEMETEHRSLMDKAKAEAGRITREAEENRKRADQEAEARRTQVEEDFEIAMAARRSESMRTLAEQEATSKAEAERRVREATEEANRRLREGTNEAHRRVREATDQANRMVTDATAKAEQLTLESTEAAQKREQESTEAAQKLTRASTEAAQKRERESTEAAQKRERESTEAAEKRIRESKAEAEQLVREATEKSERLVREATEKSERMVREATEKSERMVRECTEEATRLIDEATRESKRLVATAREDSQRRLGTTTEEVQRRLAKADKQVHSLTELRESVAKKLRDAAEMLGQTTPLLERLAQEDSEEDKLREAAAEAREQAREDAEAALARDSRDDAAKPGNATKPGGAAKSGDQAKPATKSPQAGAAKQSEAQPAKQAKPKGQGGKPSGGGEAVDDGPTEQIHRDTARGHSPHDEPTRRIQLPVPDGKGQQRSHSATRIDATNQQRR, from the coding sequence ATGGGCCTTGCCGACGACCGCGATTTGCTGCCACTGGGATCGGGATTCGACCTCGCTCGCAAGAACGGCTACGACCGCGCCCAGGTCGATGAGCACCTCGAGCGACTCGACGCCGACATCCGCATCCTCTCCGCGGATCGCGACGCCGCGGTCTCCCAGGCACGGGATCTGTCGAAGCAGCTCGAATCCGCCCGGTCCGAGATCGAGAACCTGCGCGGCCAGGTCGAACGGCTCGCCAAGCCGCCGACCACGATGGAAGGCCTCAGCGAGCGGCTGCAGCGGATGCTGCGGCTCGCCCAGGACGAGGCGAACGACATCCGGGGCCGCGCCGAGAACGACGCGTCCCAGATCCGCGCGCGCTCCGAGTCCGAGGCGAACAACCTCCGCAACCGCTACGAGCGGTTGATCTCCGAGGTCGACAGCCGACGCAGCGAGATGGAGACCGAACACCGCTCGCTGATGGACAAGGCCAAGGCCGAAGCGGGGCGGATCACCCGCGAGGCCGAGGAGAACCGCAAGCGCGCCGACCAGGAGGCCGAGGCCCGCCGGACCCAGGTCGAAGAAGACTTCGAGATCGCGATGGCCGCGCGCCGCAGCGAGTCCATGCGGACCCTCGCCGAGCAGGAGGCCACCAGCAAGGCCGAAGCCGAGCGCCGCGTCCGGGAAGCGACCGAAGAGGCCAACCGCCGCCTGCGAGAAGGCACCAACGAGGCGCACCGCCGGGTCCGCGAAGCCACCGACCAGGCGAACCGCATGGTCACCGACGCCACCGCGAAGGCGGAGCAGCTCACCCTCGAATCCACCGAGGCCGCCCAGAAGCGCGAGCAAGAAAGCACGGAAGCGGCCCAGAAGCTCACCCGCGCGTCCACCGAGGCAGCGCAGAAGCGCGAGCGGGAAAGCACCGAGGCCGCGCAGAAGCGCGAACGCGAGAGCACCGAGGCCGCGGAGAAGCGGATCCGGGAGAGCAAGGCGGAAGCCGAGCAGCTGGTCCGCGAGGCGACGGAGAAGTCCGAGCGGCTGGTCCGCGAGGCGACGGAGAAGTCCGAGCGGATGGTCCGCGAGGCGACGGAGAAGTCCGAGCGGATGGTCCGCGAGTGCACCGAAGAGGCGACCCGCCTCATCGACGAAGCGACCCGCGAGAGCAAGCGCCTGGTCGCGACGGCCCGCGAGGACTCCCAGCGCCGCCTCGGCACGACCACCGAGGAAGTCCAGCGCCGCCTCGCCAAGGCCGACAAACAGGTCCACTCCCTGACGGAACTGCGCGAATCGGTGGCGAAGAAGCTCCGCGACGCCGCCGAGATGCTCGGCCAGACGACGCCCCTCCTGGAACGCCTCGCCCAAGAGGACTCCGAAGAGGACAAGCTCCGGGAAGCGGCGGCGGAAGCCCGCGAACAAGCCCGCGAGGACGCCGAAGCCGCCCTCGCCCGAGACTCCCGCGACGACGCGGCGAAGCCGGGCAACGCGACGAAGCCGGGCGGGGCCGCGAAGTCGGGTGACCAGGCGAAGCCGGCGACGAAGTCGCCGCAGGCCGGAGCCGCGAAGCAGAGCGAGGCGCAGCCTGCGAAGCAGGCGAAGCCGAAGGGGCAGGGCGGCAAGCCGTCGGGTGGCGGCGAAGCCGTCGACGACGGGCCGACGGAGCAGATCCACCGGGACACGGCCCGCGGCCATAGCCCGCACGACGAGCCGACGCGCCGCATCCAGCTGCCGGTGCCGGACGGCAAGGGCCAGCAGCGCTCCCACAGCGCCACCCGCATCGACGCCACCAACCAGCAGCGCCGGTGA
- a CDS encoding SPW repeat protein, with amino-acid sequence MEVIDVADRSSGSTVKPWIRWQDWAGVVLGAYLILATIWTSTNGSAMSAMIVLGALLLIASVWSLAVPGSMTSEYSHMLLGVLLFISPWVLGYSMFTGASWTSWIVGVLAVIAGAAALPEANAAHRGVAGQH; translated from the coding sequence GTGGAGGTGATCGACGTGGCCGATAGGTCGAGCGGTTCGACTGTCAAACCGTGGATCCGCTGGCAGGACTGGGCCGGAGTGGTGCTGGGCGCCTACCTGATCCTCGCGACGATATGGACGTCGACGAACGGGTCGGCGATGTCTGCGATGATCGTCCTGGGTGCGCTGCTGCTGATCGCGAGCGTGTGGTCGCTCGCCGTGCCGGGGTCGATGACCAGCGAATACAGCCACATGCTGTTGGGTGTGCTGCTGTTCATCTCGCCGTGGGTCCTTGGCTACAGCATGTTCACGGGAGCCTCGTGGACTTCTTGGATCGTCGGCGTCCTGGCCGTCATCGCCGGTGCCGCCGCACTGCCCGAGGCCAACGCCGCACACCGCGGGGTGGCCGGCCAGCACTAG
- a CDS encoding TetR/AcrR family transcriptional regulator, whose translation MAQAPGDRGARKRPSTSDELVEAAQSESARERILAAAGELFAEHGFDATPTSRIAERAEVPKGLIHYYFRRKQDLLTALVERLPEDLVESDRVAVRGDVAGSLRRLVGELDARLESSLMLSHLLWREADTHVAVRQALQRRFRTVVELIRRVIELALPPGPVSCDIDTAAVLLARVVNHRHSVARHGAHDDELDREISFVARALELGVGKPRKIKPA comes from the coding sequence ATGGCGCAGGCACCGGGTGATCGCGGCGCCCGCAAGCGGCCGTCCACTTCGGACGAGCTCGTCGAGGCGGCGCAGAGCGAGTCCGCGCGGGAGCGCATCCTGGCCGCGGCCGGCGAGCTATTCGCCGAGCACGGCTTCGATGCCACGCCCACCTCCCGGATCGCCGAGCGGGCCGAGGTCCCCAAAGGACTGATCCACTACTACTTCCGGCGCAAGCAGGACCTGCTGACGGCGCTGGTGGAGCGGCTGCCCGAGGACCTGGTGGAATCCGATCGGGTGGCGGTCCGGGGCGATGTCGCGGGCAGCCTGCGCCGGCTGGTCGGCGAGCTGGACGCGCGGCTGGAGTCGTCGTTGATGCTCAGCCACCTGCTGTGGCGGGAGGCGGACACGCACGTCGCGGTGCGGCAGGCGCTGCAGCGGCGGTTCCGGACGGTGGTGGAGCTGATCCGCAGGGTGATCGAGCTGGCGCTGCCGCCGGGGCCGGTCAGCTGCGACATCGACACCGCCGCCGTGCTGCTGGCCAGGGTGGTCAACCACCGGCACTCGGTGGCCCGGCACGGCGCGCACGACGACGAGCTGGACCGCGAGATCAGCTTCGTCGCGAGGGCGCTGGAGCTGGGCGTCGGTAAGCCGCGGAAGATCAAGCCCGCCTGA